From Enterococcus mundtii, the proteins below share one genomic window:
- a CDS encoding DsbA family protein translates to MIEIYFFVNPLGKNCFHLEQQLVQFIDEEYGKKPKDKVQFRFLPLVNLQTIGDVMQTNGISQTNLEERNKLFSITYSAALDCKAAHFQGKKKGRQFLSRLQEAVSCKKIPYSQQLSESIFSEIGDLNMFKEDRQSEFVKEAFFSDQKMAREMGIKKHPSAVVYNYNREQNFGVLVEGMNSVRQIMAICQGKEDSYQLFESHPLQATNPQLHSGNSHLSLLSN, encoded by the coding sequence ATGATCGAAATCTATTTTTTTGTTAATCCATTGGGGAAAAACTGCTTTCATTTAGAGCAACAGCTCGTTCAATTTATTGATGAGGAATATGGAAAGAAGCCGAAAGACAAAGTACAATTTCGTTTTCTTCCACTAGTTAACTTGCAGACAATCGGGGATGTCATGCAGACTAACGGGATTTCTCAAACTAATCTTGAAGAGCGCAACAAACTATTTTCCATTACTTATTCAGCCGCATTAGATTGCAAAGCTGCGCATTTTCAAGGAAAGAAAAAAGGAAGACAATTTCTTAGCCGATTACAAGAAGCAGTCAGTTGTAAAAAAATTCCATATTCTCAACAGCTTTCTGAATCGATTTTTTCAGAAATTGGAGATCTAAACATGTTCAAAGAAGATCGCCAATCTGAATTTGTCAAAGAAGCATTTTTCTCAGACCAAAAAATGGCCCGTGAAATGGGAATAAAGAAACATCCATCTGCTGTTGTTTATAATTATAATCGTGAACAAAATTTTGGAGTATTAGTTGAAGGCATGAACAGTGTTCGCCAAATCATGGCGATCTGTCAAGGAAAAGAAGACAGCTATCAGCTGTTTGAAAGCCATCCATTGCAAGCAACGAATCCACAACTTCATTCCGGAAATAGCCATTTATCTTTGCTTTCAAATTAA
- a CDS encoding RICIN domain-containing protein: MKVFTKLLVGAFVATTLGVVGGSQTVSADLDQNIPGSNVADAFKNKVVRIESAMDLGRTLDWDQSNLDQVIMYNNTGSWNQKWNMFYDASADTYTISTDPHQINGHIRSAELAVSDKVFDSQGNPKIATTGLKVNWKLYRVGDAVGAGVYVLKNVESGKVLDLENGSPYDTKGLVAREGQGTGTASQRFVLRVVGNL, encoded by the coding sequence ATGAAAGTGTTCACAAAATTATTGGTAGGAGCATTTGTAGCAACAACGTTAGGAGTAGTCGGAGGAAGTCAAACAGTCTCGGCAGATTTGGATCAAAACATACCAGGTTCTAATGTTGCGGACGCCTTTAAAAATAAAGTGGTGAGAATTGAAAGTGCAATGGATTTGGGAAGGACGTTAGATTGGGATCAATCCAATCTTGACCAAGTGATCATGTACAATAATACTGGCTCATGGAATCAAAAATGGAATATGTTTTATGATGCTAGTGCAGATACATATACTATCTCAACTGATCCTCACCAGATCAATGGCCATATCAGATCAGCAGAATTGGCTGTATCTGACAAAGTTTTTGATAGTCAAGGAAATCCAAAGATTGCTACGACTGGATTAAAAGTAAATTGGAAACTCTACAGAGTAGGTGATGCTGTGGGTGCGGGTGTTTATGTTTTAAAAAATGTTGAATCGGGTAAAGTATTAGATCTGGAAAATGGCAGCCCGTACGACACGAAAGGCCTAGTCGCACGTGAAGGACAAGGTACTGGAACTGCTAGTCAACGATTTGTTCTTAGAGTAGTGGGCAACCTTTGA
- a CDS encoding transketolase family protein, producing the protein MFHLTKSTAIEKELRTCVVETINELMEKDEKVIALDADLGSASGWTAIGKERPDRFINMGIAEANMVGVAAGLSLTGYTPFIHTFGPFATRRVFDQLFISGGYGGNTINIYGSDPGFAAGHNGGTHTTWEDVALMKAIPHSVVCDAADDVQMAWIIKEFHQLSGIHYVRGNRKGVTPVYEKGSTFVLGKGNVLRKGTDYLLIAAGQLVSETLQVAEQLMEEGISCEVIDMFTIKPIDRELILSEVIGKKKIVTIENHSITGGLGSSVAEVLAEEGIGVPLKRIGVNERFGQVGTPDFLQQEFGLDVESIKKQIME; encoded by the coding sequence ATGTTCCATTTAACTAAATCGACAGCGATCGAAAAAGAATTACGAACTTGTGTCGTGGAAACCATCAATGAATTGATGGAAAAAGACGAGAAAGTCATTGCGTTAGATGCTGATCTAGGTTCTGCAAGTGGTTGGACAGCGATTGGAAAGGAACGCCCTGACCGCTTTATCAATATGGGGATTGCCGAAGCAAATATGGTGGGCGTCGCAGCAGGATTAAGTTTGACGGGGTACACGCCATTTATCCATACTTTTGGTCCATTTGCGACACGCCGGGTATTTGATCAACTGTTTATTTCAGGAGGCTACGGCGGGAATACCATCAATATTTATGGTTCAGATCCGGGATTTGCCGCAGGGCATAACGGGGGAACTCATACGACTTGGGAGGATGTAGCCTTAATGAAAGCCATCCCTCATTCCGTAGTATGTGATGCGGCAGATGACGTACAAATGGCATGGATCATCAAAGAATTTCATCAACTGTCAGGAATCCATTATGTACGAGGAAATCGTAAAGGCGTCACGCCTGTTTATGAGAAAGGTTCAACATTTGTATTAGGCAAAGGAAATGTTTTGCGTAAAGGAACGGATTATCTGCTGATTGCAGCAGGGCAACTCGTTTCTGAAACATTACAAGTCGCTGAACAATTGATGGAAGAAGGAATCAGCTGTGAAGTGATCGATATGTTTACCATCAAACCGATTGATCGAGAGTTGATCCTCAGTGAAGTAATTGGTAAGAAAAAAATCGTAACCATTGAGAATCACTCGATTACTGGCGGTTTAGGTAGTTCAGTCGCTGAAGTTCTTGCAGAAGAAGGGATTGGCGTTCCGCTGAAACGAATCGGTGTCAATGAACGTTTTGGTCAAGTTGGCACACCAGATTTCTTGCAACAAGAATTTGGGTTGGATGTTGAGAGTATTAAAAAGCAAATAATGGAATAA
- a CDS encoding RICIN domain-containing protein, which produces MKVFTKLMVGAFVVTTLGVIGGSQTVSAGIEENIPGSNVANYFNNKVVTIQSEMNRGRVLDWDQSNLDQVIMYSNATSWNQKWNMFYNFATETYTLSTDAHQFNGFIKSASLSVSEKSFDSKGNPRIATTGLNSNWRLYKVGVDDLLGDGLFVLQNTETGKVLDIENGTPSQGQKLVATEGEGRGTSSQRFRIHIVGNV; this is translated from the coding sequence ATGAAAGTGTTCACAAAATTAATGGTAGGAGCATTTGTAGTAACGACATTAGGAGTAATCGGAGGAAGTCAGACTGTCTCGGCAGGCATAGAAGAAAATATACCAGGATCTAATGTTGCTAACTACTTTAACAACAAAGTTGTAACGATTCAAAGTGAAATGAATAGAGGGAGGGTATTGGATTGGGATCAAAGTAATTTAGACCAAGTGATTATGTACAGTAATGCTACCTCATGGAATCAAAAATGGAATATGTTTTATAATTTTGCTACTGAGACGTACACTCTCTCAACTGATGCTCATCAGTTCAACGGATTTATCAAATCAGCATCCTTATCTGTATCTGAAAAATCTTTTGATAGCAAAGGAAATCCAAGAATTGCAACGACAGGTCTAAATTCAAATTGGCGATTGTATAAAGTAGGTGTAGATGATCTTTTAGGTGATGGACTTTTTGTATTACAAAATACTGAAACAGGTAAAGTACTGGATATTGAAAATGGCACTCCTTCACAAGGTCAGAAATTAGTTGCTACCGAAGGAGAGGGTCGTGGTACGTCAAGTCAAAGGTTCCGTATTCATATTGTAGGAAATGTTTAA
- a CDS encoding BglG family transcription antiterminator: MINYRLSYLFEETNRQKLIKLTNLEEETLKIELTKINHFCEKKLGQKINISGEEVRVPEVIRRRWSEVLFEVSKQELYFSEEERQAMIYLLAFSMVDDLSVYYFQELFNVSKNTVLKDVRNLRMKLQEEDIRLIYSRKKGFYIDGAELDVRRLAYSTVGVLTDTKNGHWLLFEGIYGISRTNYVVVRDRLLRILEEFDLIIVPSRFEEMLYFISFLLSRITKKAVFLTEKDKEMLTSLNVYQASKKFLIDFGQIKNQVEEECYLTVLLKTVLQGDIEDHSVEFLLECAREVIHEMERLSAVRFVDYRKLLMNFFYHLVPAYFRIRYRFTLNNVLIDEIKTQYRELFELTRLALYPLKQLVGEIPDTEIGYFTILFGGEIRKQKERHDYQRLKAMIVCPSGISSGLIMESELQELFPQIEFLPARSTEEYQMLRFSEDIDMVFSSVPLKTPVTSYVVKPIMTPLEKNELVKKVQQAFYVSGRGVHSIEEILEVIFPYIDLKEGMTKRKLRQIVERKINKELNRREDQRPMLSELLTKETIQFTDKQLTWQEAITEAAQPLLTTNKIEEKYVGAMIEKVIEHGPFIHIGKGIALPHARPEDGVKEIGMSLLKVTDPVLLSDDEKHPIQLFICLAAVDNEMHLKALASLTKILSNKERLTSLLEAKDVEEIIHVIKEGEDEK, encoded by the coding sequence ATGATCAATTACCGCTTGAGTTATCTGTTTGAGGAAACGAACAGACAAAAATTGATAAAACTGACGAACTTGGAGGAAGAGACTCTAAAAATAGAATTAACAAAAATCAATCATTTTTGTGAAAAAAAGTTAGGGCAAAAAATAAACATTTCTGGAGAGGAGGTACGGGTTCCGGAGGTGATTCGGCGACGATGGTCTGAAGTCCTCTTTGAAGTGTCAAAACAGGAACTGTATTTTTCGGAAGAGGAAAGACAAGCCATGATCTATCTTCTTGCCTTTTCGATGGTTGATGACTTATCTGTTTATTATTTTCAAGAATTATTCAATGTAAGTAAGAATACAGTTTTGAAAGATGTCAGAAATTTAAGAATGAAACTTCAAGAAGAAGACATTCGCCTGATTTATTCTAGAAAAAAAGGCTTCTACATAGATGGCGCTGAACTTGATGTTCGCCGCTTAGCTTATTCAACTGTAGGAGTACTAACAGACACCAAGAACGGCCACTGGTTACTTTTTGAGGGGATCTATGGCATTTCTAGAACGAATTATGTTGTGGTGAGAGACCGCCTGCTTCGTATTTTAGAGGAATTTGATTTAATCATCGTTCCTAGTCGTTTTGAGGAAATGTTGTATTTTATTAGTTTTTTATTGTCACGGATCACAAAAAAAGCAGTTTTTCTAACTGAAAAAGACAAAGAGATGCTGACCTCTTTGAATGTCTATCAAGCAAGCAAAAAATTTTTAATAGATTTTGGTCAAATCAAAAATCAAGTAGAAGAAGAATGTTATTTGACTGTGCTGTTAAAGACTGTCTTACAAGGCGATATCGAGGATCATTCTGTAGAATTTTTATTGGAATGTGCAAGAGAGGTCATCCATGAGATGGAACGTTTATCCGCTGTCCGTTTTGTGGACTATCGGAAATTATTGATGAATTTCTTTTATCATCTTGTTCCCGCTTATTTTCGTATCCGCTATCGATTCACATTGAATAATGTGTTGATCGATGAAATCAAAACCCAATATCGAGAATTATTTGAATTGACTCGTTTAGCGCTTTATCCGCTCAAACAATTAGTTGGCGAGATTCCTGATACAGAAATTGGTTATTTTACGATTTTATTTGGTGGAGAGATCAGAAAACAAAAGGAGCGACATGATTACCAAAGATTAAAGGCGATGATCGTCTGTCCTAGTGGCATCAGCTCTGGCTTGATCATGGAATCGGAATTACAAGAGCTATTTCCACAAATCGAATTTTTGCCGGCACGATCAACAGAAGAATATCAGATGCTTCGTTTTTCGGAAGACATTGATATGGTGTTTTCCAGTGTCCCACTAAAAACACCGGTGACCAGTTATGTTGTGAAACCCATCATGACTCCTTTAGAAAAAAATGAATTAGTCAAAAAGGTCCAACAAGCATTTTATGTTTCAGGAAGAGGTGTGCATTCGATCGAAGAAATTTTGGAAGTGATTTTTCCATATATTGATTTGAAAGAAGGCATGACGAAGAGGAAACTGCGACAGATTGTCGAGAGAAAAATAAACAAAGAATTGAACAGAAGGGAAGATCAACGGCCAATGTTATCAGAATTATTAACAAAAGAAACCATACAATTTACGGACAAACAACTGACATGGCAAGAAGCCATCACCGAGGCAGCTCAGCCTTTGTTAACGACCAATAAAATCGAAGAAAAGTATGTGGGGGCGATGATCGAAAAGGTCATTGAACATGGGCCCTTTATCCATATTGGAAAAGGAATTGCTTTACCTCATGCACGACCAGAAGATGGCGTAAAAGAAATTGGGATGTCTTTACTGAAGGTAACTGATCCAGTCTTGTTGAGCGATGATGAAAAGCATCCTATCCAGTTATTTATCTGCCTAGCCGCGGTGGACAACGAGATGCACTTGAAAGCTTTAGCTAGCTTGACGAAAATTTTGTCGAATAAAGAACGTTTAACGTCATTACTCGAAGCGAAAGATGTAGAAGAAATCATCCATGTGATCAAAGAAGGAGAAGATGAAAAATGA
- the abc-f gene encoding ribosomal protection-like ABC-F family protein, whose product MEALAMQLKEIEITYNGKEVLTINEQAIYENARIGIVGDNGSGKSTLLKLLAGEILPEKGRIDRRVDFKYFAQIDTLDQHPVEEIDFELLSRFRVPNQLAHFSGGEEAKYRLAQVLSTYTPGLLLDEPTTHLDQRSVQLLIKELRYYYGTLIFVSHDRLFLNELADKIWEVSGHTINEYQGNYDDYLKQKEQEVIAQERAHDDYLRERKKLENSMIKKEQQAKKMAQSSNQKSRSNKNSRKPDRLAGTKQKESGQKGIMKAAKSMEKRLEKLTAVARVQKKHPIDFPQTKTTVLHNKFPIAGESVTIHYGEKILLDEVNFAFALGKNIAIIGPNGSGKSSLLSHILQQNNGIKLSPKITFAVYEQMDYHYVEDMTVLQYMMRQTEYPESLIRSMLHHLSFSPEAIQQSVCSLSGGEATRLSLATLFAKTSNVLILDEPTNFIDLRTMNALEYFLKQYHGTVLFTSHDPYFVQQVADQVYEIKDRKLIRRD is encoded by the coding sequence ATGGAAGCATTAGCAATGCAATTAAAAGAGATTGAGATTACGTATAACGGAAAAGAAGTGTTAACAATTAATGAGCAAGCGATTTATGAGAATGCGCGGATCGGTATCGTCGGAGATAATGGTAGCGGGAAATCGACGTTACTTAAATTATTAGCTGGAGAAATCCTACCAGAAAAAGGAAGAATAGATCGAAGGGTTGATTTTAAATATTTTGCACAGATCGATACCCTTGATCAGCATCCAGTCGAAGAAATCGATTTTGAGTTACTCAGCCGTTTCCGAGTACCCAATCAACTGGCTCACTTTAGTGGTGGTGAAGAAGCGAAATATCGTTTGGCGCAAGTATTATCTACGTACACACCAGGTTTGTTGTTAGATGAACCAACGACTCATTTAGATCAACGAAGCGTGCAATTGTTGATTAAAGAACTTCGGTATTATTATGGAACCTTAATTTTTGTTAGCCATGATCGCTTATTTCTCAATGAATTAGCTGACAAAATATGGGAAGTATCGGGACATACGATAAATGAGTATCAAGGGAACTATGATGACTATCTAAAGCAAAAAGAGCAAGAAGTAATTGCTCAAGAAAGAGCGCATGATGACTATTTGAGAGAACGTAAAAAATTAGAAAACAGCATGATCAAAAAAGAGCAGCAAGCCAAAAAAATGGCACAATCTTCCAATCAAAAAAGCAGAAGCAATAAAAATAGTCGGAAACCTGACCGTTTGGCAGGAACAAAACAAAAAGAAAGTGGTCAAAAAGGCATAATGAAAGCGGCGAAGTCAATGGAGAAACGTTTAGAAAAATTAACGGCAGTCGCAAGAGTACAGAAAAAGCATCCGATTGATTTCCCGCAGACAAAAACAACTGTTTTACACAATAAGTTCCCAATCGCAGGTGAATCAGTGACGATCCATTACGGTGAAAAAATCCTGCTTGATGAAGTTAACTTTGCCTTTGCTCTAGGAAAAAACATCGCGATTATTGGTCCTAATGGGAGTGGGAAGTCTAGTTTACTCAGTCATATCTTGCAGCAAAACAATGGAATAAAGCTTAGTCCAAAAATTACTTTTGCTGTCTATGAGCAAATGGATTATCACTATGTTGAAGATATGACTGTCCTACAGTACATGATGCGTCAGACCGAATATCCAGAAAGTTTGATCCGAAGTATGCTTCACCATTTAAGCTTTTCACCGGAGGCTATCCAACAATCAGTTTGTTCGTTAAGTGGAGGAGAAGCTACACGGCTGTCACTAGCAACCCTGTTTGCTAAGACTTCAAATGTATTGATTCTAGATGAACCGACTAATTTTATTGATCTGCGGACAATGAATGCGCTAGAGTATTTTTTGAAACAATATCACGGAACAGTTTTGTTTACGTCGCATGATCCTTATTTTGTTCAACAAGTGGCAGATCAAGTCTATGAAATAAAGGATCGAAAACTGATTCGACGAGATTGA
- a CDS encoding zinc-dependent alcohol dehydrogenase family protein, with product MKATVFLEPGKMAIKEMPKPELNQENEAIIRVVRASVCGSDLWWYRGISKKEPGSAAGHEAIGIVEEVAEGVTNVQPGDFVIVPFTHGCGECEACLAGFDGDCLSDTSGSTGYQAEYIRYRNANWGLVKIPGKPEDYSDDMLNSFVTLADVMATGYHAAVSAEVKEGDTVVVIGDGAVGLCGVIGAKLLGASKIIAMSRHEDRQQLALTFGATDIIAARGEEAIAEVMKLTGAGADAVLECVGTQQAVETAVKVGRPGAVVGRVGVPHVDELDTNALFYRNIGLRGGIAAVTTHDRASLLEAVLSNKIEPGKVFTQQFELDQVQAAYEAMDERKAIKSLLVM from the coding sequence ATGAAAGCAACAGTATTTTTAGAACCAGGAAAGATGGCTATCAAAGAAATGCCTAAGCCAGAATTGAACCAAGAGAATGAAGCAATCATTCGTGTGGTACGCGCAAGTGTATGTGGTTCTGATTTATGGTGGTATCGTGGCATCTCTAAAAAAGAACCAGGGTCTGCTGCGGGACATGAAGCGATTGGTATCGTAGAAGAGGTAGCAGAAGGTGTTACAAATGTTCAACCGGGTGATTTTGTGATTGTGCCTTTTACCCATGGTTGCGGGGAATGTGAGGCTTGTTTAGCTGGGTTTGATGGCGATTGTTTATCAGATACTTCAGGTTCAACAGGCTATCAGGCAGAGTATATTCGTTATCGCAACGCAAATTGGGGATTAGTAAAAATCCCTGGTAAACCAGAAGATTATTCCGATGATATGTTAAATTCCTTTGTTACGTTGGCGGATGTGATGGCGACTGGCTATCATGCAGCAGTGAGTGCTGAGGTGAAAGAAGGAGATACAGTCGTTGTGATTGGAGATGGTGCTGTAGGGTTATGCGGAGTAATTGGAGCAAAATTGTTAGGCGCATCAAAAATCATTGCGATGAGTCGACATGAAGACCGTCAACAGCTAGCTTTGACATTTGGAGCAACGGATATCATTGCGGCTCGTGGAGAAGAAGCAATCGCTGAGGTCATGAAATTAACAGGTGCTGGCGCAGATGCAGTGTTAGAGTGTGTAGGAACGCAACAAGCGGTTGAAACGGCAGTAAAAGTTGGGCGACCAGGTGCAGTTGTTGGACGTGTGGGGGTTCCGCATGTAGATGAGTTGGATACGAACGCTTTGTTCTATCGTAATATCGGCTTACGCGGAGGGATTGCGGCTGTGACGACTCACGACCGAGCTTCACTATTAGAAGCAGTCTTATCAAATAAAATCGAGCCAGGTAAAGTCTTTACGCAACAATTCGAATTAGATCAAGTTCAAGCTGCTTATGAGGCAATGGATGAACGAAAAGCAATCAAATCATTATTAGTTATGTGA
- a CDS encoding transketolase translates to MTIKEEQLKELELLATKIRLDTLISIKHMGQGHLGGSFSIVELLAVLYGKQMKIDPKNPQWEERDRLVLSKGHAGAGLYSALANVGYFDKEWLLTINEGGTRLPSHPDRQKTPGVDATTGSLGQGTSMAAGIATGFKHANKDNYVYLIVGDGELNEGQCWEAFQYIAHFKLNHCIVIIDDNKKQLDGATKDILDPFDLQKKMEAFGFYTLKVKGSDIQAIDAAINKCKEVTDQAVCIVLDSVKGQGVPYFETLAANHSVKFNTEQVNQAADQAIRTLEEKIERM, encoded by the coding sequence TTGACCATCAAAGAAGAGCAACTAAAAGAACTGGAATTATTAGCAACTAAAATACGATTAGATACATTGATCAGTATCAAACATATGGGGCAAGGGCATTTAGGTGGTTCATTTTCGATCGTTGAGTTGTTAGCCGTCTTATACGGTAAGCAGATGAAGATCGATCCTAAAAATCCACAATGGGAAGAACGTGATCGGTTGGTCTTATCTAAAGGACACGCAGGAGCTGGATTATACAGTGCTTTAGCAAATGTTGGTTATTTTGACAAAGAATGGTTACTGACGATCAATGAAGGTGGAACAAGACTGCCTTCTCATCCGGATCGCCAAAAAACACCTGGTGTTGATGCAACTACGGGTTCTTTAGGTCAAGGGACTTCAATGGCTGCGGGGATCGCTACAGGTTTTAAGCACGCTAACAAAGACAACTATGTGTACTTGATCGTGGGAGATGGAGAGTTGAATGAGGGCCAGTGTTGGGAAGCATTCCAATATATCGCCCATTTTAAATTAAATCATTGTATCGTGATCATCGATGATAATAAAAAGCAATTAGATGGAGCCACAAAGGACATCCTTGACCCGTTCGATTTACAGAAAAAAATGGAAGCATTCGGTTTCTATACCTTAAAAGTAAAAGGTTCCGATATACAAGCCATTGATGCTGCAATCAACAAATGTAAAGAAGTAACTGATCAAGCAGTTTGTATTGTACTTGATAGCGTGAAGGGGCAAGGGGTTCCGTATTTTGAAACTTTAGCTGCCAATCATTCCGTGAAATTCAATACGGAACAAGTCAACCAAGCAGCAGATCAAGCAATCCGAACATTAGAAGAAAAAATCGAGAGGATGTGA
- a CDS encoding PTS ascorbate transporter subunit IIC, which produces MNSILDLLIDIASTPAILVALIAVLGNMLQKKDVATTVKGGIKTFVGFLVVTAGAGVIESSLAPFGEMFQVAFNMQGVVPNNEAIVALALTTYGTYTALIMLAGMAFNILIARITRYKYIYLTGHATLYMACMIAVILSVTGMSTFSLVLFGGLALGICNTIFPAIAQPFTRQITKNDSVALGHTGNFGYALSGLIGKYVGNKEKSTEDINFPKGLAFLRDSTVSITITMAIVYVIVALFAGSDYITTTLSDGTNYIIYALQQAGSFAAGVFVILAGVRLILAEIVPAFKGISEKLVPNSIPALDCPIVFPYAPNAVLIGFLTSFVGGLVSLVIMVFTGTTVIIPGVVPHFFCGATAGVYGNATGGVRGAVIGSFVHGIIISFMPILLMPVMGDLGFQGSTFSDTDYGVSGIFLGNLANMGGQIAVISGVVAVLAVLIGLTLLKKSKKSDTVAE; this is translated from the coding sequence ATGAATAGTATTTTAGATCTATTGATCGATATTGCGAGTACACCAGCAATCTTAGTGGCATTGATTGCTGTATTGGGGAATATGTTGCAGAAAAAAGATGTGGCAACGACTGTTAAAGGCGGAATCAAGACTTTTGTAGGATTTCTGGTTGTGACAGCTGGTGCAGGAGTCATAGAAAGTTCGTTGGCGCCATTTGGAGAAATGTTCCAAGTCGCATTCAATATGCAAGGAGTTGTTCCTAATAACGAAGCGATCGTAGCGTTAGCTCTAACTACCTATGGAACATATACAGCACTTATTATGTTAGCGGGAATGGCATTCAATATTTTGATTGCGAGAATCACTCGGTACAAATACATTTATTTGACAGGGCATGCAACGTTATACATGGCATGTATGATTGCAGTCATTTTAAGTGTAACAGGCATGAGTACGTTTAGTCTGGTTTTATTCGGTGGGTTAGCGCTAGGCATCTGTAATACGATTTTTCCAGCAATCGCACAACCGTTTACACGTCAAATCACAAAAAATGACTCTGTAGCTTTAGGTCATACAGGGAACTTTGGCTACGCATTGAGTGGTTTGATCGGTAAGTATGTTGGAAATAAAGAAAAATCAACAGAAGACATCAATTTTCCTAAAGGGTTAGCTTTTTTACGTGACTCAACAGTGAGTATCACGATTACGATGGCAATCGTCTATGTGATCGTTGCGTTGTTTGCCGGAAGTGACTATATTACTACCACATTGAGCGATGGCACGAATTATATTATTTATGCTTTACAACAAGCGGGTTCATTTGCCGCAGGTGTTTTTGTGATCTTAGCCGGTGTACGTTTGATTTTAGCTGAAATCGTTCCTGCATTTAAAGGAATCTCTGAAAAATTAGTACCGAATTCGATTCCAGCGTTGGATTGTCCAATCGTGTTCCCTTATGCACCAAATGCCGTATTGATTGGCTTTTTAACAAGTTTTGTTGGTGGATTAGTTAGTTTAGTGATCATGGTCTTTACCGGGACAACAGTGATCATTCCTGGCGTAGTTCCTCATTTCTTCTGTGGCGCGACAGCCGGTGTTTATGGAAATGCCACTGGGGGTGTACGTGGCGCGGTCATCGGTTCCTTTGTCCACGGGATCATCATTAGCTTCATGCCGATCTTGTTGATGCCAGTAATGGGCGATCTTGGGTTCCAAGGTTCGACTTTCTCAGATACAGATTATGGTGTTTCAGGGATCTTTTTAGGAAACTTAGCAAATATGGGCGGACAAATTGCAGTTATTTCTGGTGTGGTCGCTGTACTTGCTGTTTTGATCGGTTTGACACTTTTAAAGAAAAGTAAAAAATCAGATACAGTCGCAGAGTAA
- a CDS encoding PTS sugar transporter subunit IIB: MKFAAVCGSGLGSSFMVEMNINSVLSDLGVSGVEVAHYDLGSAAPELADVFFIGRDLADSAQHLGEIVVLESIIDLDELKEKVAETCRQKGLL; the protein is encoded by the coding sequence ATGAAATTTGCAGCAGTATGTGGTTCAGGATTAGGATCAAGTTTTATGGTGGAGATGAATATCAATTCAGTATTAAGTGATCTAGGGGTAAGTGGAGTGGAAGTTGCTCATTACGATCTAGGAAGTGCAGCACCAGAATTAGCAGATGTCTTTTTTATTGGTAGAGATTTAGCAGATAGCGCACAACATTTAGGTGAAATCGTCGTATTGGAGAGTATCATCGATCTAGATGAATTGAAAGAAAAAGTAGCGGAGACATGTAGACAAAAAGGATTACTATAA